In one Nicotiana sylvestris chromosome 8, ASM39365v2, whole genome shotgun sequence genomic region, the following are encoded:
- the LOC138875468 gene encoding uncharacterized protein, producing MWSTTVDCIRKAAREVLGISSGRTGRHKGDWWWNAVVQDKVEAKKATYMRFVGSSGEEEKRANNERYKVARKEAKMAVMEAKTTAFACLYEELGNKGGEKSYSNSLR from the coding sequence ATGTGGTCTACGACGGTTGATTGTATaaggaaggcggcgagagaggtgttagggatatcttcaGGACGCACGGGTcgccacaaaggagactggtggtggaatgcagttgtccaagataaagtggaagcgaagaaggcaACGTACATGCGGTTCGTAGGGAGCTCtggagaggaggagaagagagcgaacaatgagagatataaggtagctaggaaggaggctaAGATGGCAGTAATGGAGGCTAAGACAACAGCTTTTGCttgtctgtatgaggaactagggaacaaaggaGGGGAGAAGAGTTATTCCaactcgctaaggtga